The genomic stretch GTTGAAATCGACACCGTCGACGGCATGGACGCTGCCGGCCTGACGGCCGAACAGGCCGCCTTTGATCGGAAACTGCTTGGTCAGGTTCCAGACCCTGAGCAACGGCTCACTCATTGGACGACCGTCTGTTCGGCATGGATACACGCAACCTTGTGGCCCGGTTCGAGCTCGCGCAAGGCGGGTTGCGTGTGCCTGCATTCATCCGTCGCAAAACTGCAGCGCGGCGCGAAGCGGCAGCCGGCCGGCGGATCGATCAGCTTCGGCACGCTGCCCGCGATCGTCTGCAGGCGGGTCTTGCGGACCGCTGCCAGATCGAGACGCGGGATCGAGCGGATCAGGCCCCGGGTATAGGGATGCCGGGGATTTGCGAACAGCCTCTCGCAGGAGGCTTCCTCCACCACCTTGCCCGCATACATCACCACGACCCGCTGCGCGACCTCGGCGACGACGCCCATGGCGTGAGTGATCAGCAAGATCGACATGCCGAAGCGGGATTTCATGTCCTGCAGCAGATCCAGGATCTGCGCCTGGATCGTGACATCGAGCGCCGTGGTCGGCTCGTCGGCGATCAGCAGTTTGGGGCGGCACGACAGCGCCATCGCGATCATCACGCGCTGACGCATGCCGCCGGAAAACTGATGCGGATAGTCGTTGACGCGGGCTTTCGGATTCGGGATCTGGACCAGCGCCAGCATCTCGATGGTTCGCTCCAGCACGGCGCGGCGGCTCAATCCTTCGTGCAGCGCGATCACCTCGCCGATCTGATCGCCGATGGTGTAGACCGGATTGAGCGAGGTCATCGGCTCCTGGAACACGATGGCGATTTCCCGGGCGCGAATTTTGTTCATCTCGTTGGCCGGCAGCGGAACAAGGTCGCGGCCCTGCCACAGGATCTGCCCGCCGGCGATGCGGCCGGGCGGCATCGCGATGAGTTTCAGCACGGACAGCGCGGTGACGGTCTTGCCGCAGCCGGACTCCCCGACGACGCAGACGGTTTCGCCGGGCCCGACGGTGAGATCGACGCCATCCACCGCATGCACGATGCCGTCGTCGGTGGCGAAGTGAGTCCTGAGGCCCCTGATATCCAGCAGCGCGGTTTCGCCGGCAGGTTTTTGGTCGAGCTCTATCACGGGCGCGTCGCTCGACATCTACATGACTTTCCTGGGATCAAGCGCGTCGCGCAACCCGTCGCCGATGAAATTGATCGCGAGCACGGTCAGGAAGATCGCAGCCCCCGCGAACAGCGCCCAATGCGGTGCAATGTCGAGGTAATCCTTGGCGTCGAACAGAAGCCGGCCCCAGGTCGGAATATCCGGTGGGAAACCAAGACCCAGAAACGACAGCGTCGATTCCGCGATGATCGCCGCCGCAACATCAATGGTGCCGGCCACGATCACCGGCCCGAGCGAGTTCGGCAGGATATGCCTGAGCACCAGCCGCGGGGTCGTCGCGCCGAGCGCCCTCGCCGCCTCGACGAATTCCTTCTCGCGCAGCGACAGGAATTGCGCCCGCACCAGCCGCGCCACCGGCATCCAGCGAAAGGCTCCGATCACCAGGACGATCAGGATGAAGACGCCGCCTTCCGGGCCGACCAAGGCTTTAAGGAAATCCCGGAACAGATAGATCACCAGCAACAGCAGCGGCAACTGCGGCAGCGCCAGGAACAGGTCGGTGATCCACATCAGCACGGCGTCGACGCTGCCACGGGAGATGCCCGATATCGCGCCGATCAGGGTGCCGGCGATGATGGCGACCGTCATCGCCGCGAAGCCGACCGTAAGCGAAATGCGTCCGCCATACAGCATGCGCGCCAGCAGGTCCTGGCCGAGATCGTCGGTGCCGAACGGGTGCTGCCAGGACGGCGAACTGAGCCGCGCGGTGAAATCGATTTCGTTGATCGGCAGGCGCCAGACCAACGGCCCGAGCAAAACCGCCGCCGCCAGCAGCGCCAGGATCACCACGCTCGCAACGGCCATGCGATGGCGGCGAAACTTTCGCCACGCCTCGAAGCCGGGCGAAATGTGCCGCCGGCGCCCCTCAAGCGGGACGGCGACGTCAGCGATAGGAGATGCGTGGGTCAAGCCAGCCATAGATGATATCAGCCAGGAGGTTGAAGATGACGACGAGACAGGCGAACACGAACGTCACCGCCATGATGACAGGCGTGTCGTTGGCGAGGATCGATGTGATCAGCAATGAGCCGATGCCCGGGATGCGAAAAATCTGTTCGGTGACGATGGCGCCGCCGAACACCGCGGGCATCTGCAGCGCGACCAGCGTCACCACGGGAATCAGCGCGTTACGGACCACGTGCTTGATCACGACCTTGCCTTCGCCAATGCCCTTCGCGCGCGCGGTCGTGACATAGTCGAGGCGGATGACATCCAGTACCGCGGAGCGCACATACCTCGTATAGGATGCGGCCTGAAACAGGCCGAGCACCGTGACCGGCATGATGCCCTGCTTGAAATATTCCCAATACCAGTGCCAGCCGGTGGCGGGGATATCGACGCGATAGACGAACGGCAGCCAGCCGAGATTGACGCTGAAGATCAGGATCAGCAACAGGCCGGTGAAGAAAGTCGGCAGCGAAAAGCCGACAAAGGCGAAGGTGTTGGCGATCTGGTCGAAGATCGAATAGGGCCGCATGGCGGCATAGACGCCGACCGGCAGCGCAATCGCCAACGCCAGGATCTGCGAGGAGCCGACCACGAACAACGTGGTCGGGACGCGCTGCAGGATCAATTTGTCGACATCGATGCGGCTCGAGAACGAAAAACCCCAGTCGCCGTGCAGCATGGCGACCAGCCAGCGCAGATAGCGAACGAAAATAGGATCGTCGATCCCGAATTTCACCCGCAACGCCTCCCGCACTTCGGGCGGGATATTGCTGTTGGTGGCGAGCTCGCCGAACGGATCGCCAGGTGCCAGCGCCAGCAGCACGAACAGAACGAGACTGATGCCGAGCAGACTGGGAAGAGCGATGATCAGGCGCCGGAGAATGTATTTTCCCATCGTCGTCCCGCTTGTCGCCTGTTCAGATCGTTAGCATCGTAAATCTCACATCAGGCCTCACGTTTCCCGGTACCAGCTCGCGAGCTGATACAGATCGTTGTCCCAGCCGGTCAAATACGCGATCAACTTGCCGCTCAGGGCCGAGACCTTCGGTCGGCGCAGCAAGGGCAGAATGTAATTGTCGCCGACGACGAGATCATTAAGCTTGATGAACATCGCCGCCCGCTTCACCGGATCGAGTTCCTGTTCGGCCTGTTTGTAGACCTCGTCATATTCCTTGCTTTGCCAGCGGGAGACATTGCGTCCCTGCCACTTGTTCTCCTTGGTCGCCGCCTGCCACGACGTGTACTGGTTCATGAAAAGCTGCGGGTCCGGTTGCGTCATGGTGGTATTGTACATCTGCGCGTCGCAATAGAAATGCGGGTAGGTATCGGGGTTGGCGGTGTCGGAGGAGAAAAACACCGATGCCACGACCGACTTCAACTCGATCTCGATACCCGCCTTCTGACACGCCTGCTTGACGATGGCCTGGGTCTTCTGCCGCGGCGCATTGATTGACGTCTGGTACGCGAACTTCAGCGATTTGCCGTCCTTGGCGCGAACGCCATCCGTACCCTTCTTCCAGCCGGCGGCCTCGAGAATCGCGTTGGCTTTCTCGATGTTGAATTCGAGTTTGGTGTTTTTCGACCGGACGCGTTCGGGAGCGTTCAGGAAATTTGCGGTGGCGGATGCGGTGCGGCCGTAGATGTATTTTTCGATCGAGGCGCGATCGATCAGGAGATTGATGGCCTGACGCACCGCCGGGTCGCTGAACAGCGGATGTTTGGTCTTCAGACTCGCACGCTCGCCGTCGACCTCGACCGCCGGATCGGTCGCGTTGAGCATGATGAACTCGACCGCGCCTGTCTCATCGATTCTCACCTTGCCTTTGCCGGCACTTTCCAGCTTGGTCAGGATTTCGTCTTCCACCAGCATGTTCCAGGCATAATCATATTCGCCGGTCTGCAGCACCGCGCGTGCCGCCGACACCGCGTCGCCGCCGCCCTTGACTTCCACCGTATCGAAATGCGGCCGGTTCGGAACGTGGTAATTGGGATTGAGCTTGGCGCGGAGCATGTCGCCCGGCTTGAAATCGACGAACATGTAGGCGCCGGTGCCCACCGGCTTCAAATTGGCCGGCGCGTCGCGCGATTTGCCGCCGATGTAATCCGCGAACAAATGTTTCGGGATGATCATGCCGGCCGTGCCGACAAAGGCATCGGCCCAGAACGGCATCGGCTTTGCAAACTTCACGCGAACGGTGAAATCGTCGACCTTATCGACCGTGATATCCTTGTAGCTGGCGATCGAGACCGCCGCGGTCTCAGGGTTACGCGCATATTCCCAGTTGAATACGACGTCATCCGCGGTGAACGGCATGCCGTCATGCCATTTGACGCCGCGTTTCAGTTTCCAGACCACCGAGAGGCCGTCTTCGGCCAATCCGTCATTTTCCTTGCTCGGAATTTCGGCGGCCAGGAACGGAACCAGATTGCCATCATTGTCCCATCCGGCCAGCGGCTCGTAGAAGATCCGGGAGCCTTCCTGGTCCTTGGTGCCGACGGCGAAATGCGGGTTGAGCAGGGTCACGGCCTGCCAATACAAAAGTCTAAGAAGGCCGCCGCCGCCGGCCTTGGTTGGCTTGTACGGGACCGCAGTCGCGGCCATCGCCACCCCGGAATGGCTCAGCATCATGCTGGCCATTGGCGCCGTCAGGCCGACGGCGATCATTTTTTGGACAAAGGCCCGCCGCGGCAGCTGGCCGGTCTTGACGTCTGCAATCAGATCTCGAAGTTCCCGCTCTTGCATCGGTTCGGCTCCTCGCTGGTGCTGAATTCCCACCCTTCGATGCCTCTGCCGTCGCAGAGGCCCAGAGCGACCGGAAATGGATCAGGTTAGCACCCCCCTGTCAAAGCAGGATCCGGGCCACGCTTCGCCCTGGCGGGCTACGCGTGGCGCAGCCACGCTGAGACTGCCAGGGCGAAGCGTGTCCGGCGAAGCTTGAGCGCAGCGAAAGCGAAGACGGACTGGAGCCGTCCCCCACGGGCTACGCGTGGCGCAGCCACCCTGAGATTGCCAGCGCGGAGCATGTCCGGCGCAGCGAGAGCGAAGACGGATCAGGAACGGCCCCGCCGGCAATCCTCAACTAGCGGTCGTCTCCCGACGGCGGTAGGCTACCGGCTATCGCGAACTGGTGACCGCGCTCTATTTGCGCGACGATCCGCATCTCGAGGACGACGTCGTGTTCGGCTCGTCGGGCGACCTCGCCGTCGACATCCAGCCGAACGATCCCGCTTGCCCGATCAAGGGGCTGCCGAGCATCCGCTTCGACATGCGGCTGTCACGCGAGAGCGCGGTCGACAAGATCAGCGGACGCGTCGGCGCCGACCCGTCCGCGATCCTGAAACCGGCGGCCGGGACCGGGAACGGGCATTCGCCCGCGTCGGCGCCAGCGGCGAGCTAGGGCTGCGGACTTGACGTTCGCATCAGCTTCGCCGCAAGCGATTCGCACAAACGTTAAGCGCCGACGACCGCACCCGAGACTTATTGTGGCTTGTGGCCGGGCGCGCTTTCGTCCTAACTTTCCGTCCGCGACAATCGGAGCACAGAATCCGAACGCGGGCAGGCAACAAAAACACTTGGGGAGGATCGATGAAACGCAGGACATTTCTCGGCGGAACGATCGCCGCCGCGGTGGTCGGACGGACCTCGGGCGTTGTCGCCGAGCAGCCGCCGGTCAAGATCGGCATGAGCATGGCGCAAACCGGCGGCCTTGCGGGCGGCGGCAAGGCTTCGCAGCTTGGCATCGATATCTGGCGTGACGACGTGAACGCCAAGGGTGGCCTGCTCGGCCGCAAGGTCGAACTGATCGTCTATGACGACAAGTCGAGCGCTTCCGAGACCCCGGCGATCTACTCGAAGCTTCTGGATGTCGACAAGGTCGATCTGCTGTTCGCGCCCTACGCGACGGTGCCGACGGCGCCGCTCATGCCGCTCGTCAAGCAGCGCGGCCTGTTGCTGATGGGCAACTTCTCGTTTCAGGTGAACAGCAAGGTCGGCCACGACATGTGGTTCAACAATGCGCCCTGGGGACCGGCCGACAGCTGGGCGGCGGCGTTCCTTGATCTCGGCCAGAAGGCCGGCGGCAAGACCATGGCGCTTCTCGCCGCGGACCAGGAATTCGCCCAGAATCTGGCGGTGACCGCGAAGGCGGTCGCAAAGAAGCTCAACATGTCTGTCGTCTTCGACCAGTCCTATCCGCCAAACACCGTGGAATTCTCCGGCATTCTCCGTGCGCTCAACGCCGCGAAGCCTGACATCGTCTATGTCGCGTCCTATCCGCCGGACTCGGCCGGCATTTTGCGCGCCGTGAACGAGATCGGGGTCGGGGACAACGTCAAGATCTTCGGCGGGGGTATGGTCGGCCTGCAATTCGCGGCCG from Bradyrhizobium sp. Ash2021 encodes the following:
- a CDS encoding ABC transporter permease produces the protein MAGLTHASPIADVAVPLEGRRRHISPGFEAWRKFRRHRMAVASVVILALLAAAVLLGPLVWRLPINEIDFTARLSSPSWQHPFGTDDLGQDLLARMLYGGRISLTVGFAAMTVAIIAGTLIGAISGISRGSVDAVLMWITDLFLALPQLPLLLLVIYLFRDFLKALVGPEGGVFILIVLVIGAFRWMPVARLVRAQFLSLREKEFVEAARALGATTPRLVLRHILPNSLGPVIVAGTIDVAAAIIAESTLSFLGLGFPPDIPTWGRLLFDAKDYLDIAPHWALFAGAAIFLTVLAINFIGDGLRDALDPRKVM
- a CDS encoding ABC transporter permease, encoding MGKYILRRLIIALPSLLGISLVLFVLLALAPGDPFGELATNSNIPPEVREALRVKFGIDDPIFVRYLRWLVAMLHGDWGFSFSSRIDVDKLILQRVPTTLFVVGSSQILALAIALPVGVYAAMRPYSIFDQIANTFAFVGFSLPTFFTGLLLILIFSVNLGWLPFVYRVDIPATGWHWYWEYFKQGIMPVTVLGLFQAASYTRYVRSAVLDVIRLDYVTTARAKGIGEGKVVIKHVVRNALIPVVTLVALQMPAVFGGAIVTEQIFRIPGIGSLLITSILANDTPVIMAVTFVFACLVVIFNLLADIIYGWLDPRISYR
- a CDS encoding amino acid ABC transporter substrate-binding protein; translation: MKRRTFLGGTIAAAVVGRTSGVVAEQPPVKIGMSMAQTGGLAGGGKASQLGIDIWRDDVNAKGGLLGRKVELIVYDDKSSASETPAIYSKLLDVDKVDLLFAPYATVPTAPLMPLVKQRGLLLMGNFSFQVNSKVGHDMWFNNAPWGPADSWAAAFLDLGQKAGGKTMALLAADQEFAQNLAVTAKAVAKKLNMSVVFDQSYPPNTVEFSGILRALNAAKPDIVYVASYPPDSAGILRAVNEIGVGDNVKIFGGGMVGLQFAAVMENLGSLLNGVVNYNTWLPEPNMYFDGTKAFFDAYTPRAKEAKVDPLGYYLAPFGYASGQLVEQAIKAVGSLDQKAIAKYLHANEVKTIVGPIAFSADGERKETATLMAQFRGVKDKNVEQFRSPGKQVILFPERLKSGELVTPFEAART
- a CDS encoding ABC transporter ATP-binding protein, with translation MSSDAPVIELDQKPAGETALLDIRGLRTHFATDDGIVHAVDGVDLTVGPGETVCVVGESGCGKTVTALSVLKLIAMPPGRIAGGQILWQGRDLVPLPANEMNKIRAREIAIVFQEPMTSLNPVYTIGDQIGEVIALHEGLSRRAVLERTIEMLALVQIPNPKARVNDYPHQFSGGMRQRVMIAMALSCRPKLLIADEPTTALDVTIQAQILDLLQDMKSRFGMSILLITHAMGVVAEVAQRVVVMYAGKVVEEASCERLFANPRHPYTRGLIRSIPRLDLAAVRKTRLQTIAGSVPKLIDPPAGCRFAPRCSFATDECRHTQPALRELEPGHKVACIHAEQTVVQ
- a CDS encoding peptide ABC transporter substrate-binding protein; its protein translation is MQERELRDLIADVKTGQLPRRAFVQKMIAVGLTAPMASMMLSHSGVAMAATAVPYKPTKAGGGGLLRLLYWQAVTLLNPHFAVGTKDQEGSRIFYEPLAGWDNDGNLVPFLAAEIPSKENDGLAEDGLSVVWKLKRGVKWHDGMPFTADDVVFNWEYARNPETAAVSIASYKDITVDKVDDFTVRVKFAKPMPFWADAFVGTAGMIIPKHLFADYIGGKSRDAPANLKPVGTGAYMFVDFKPGDMLRAKLNPNYHVPNRPHFDTVEVKGGGDAVSAARAVLQTGEYDYAWNMLVEDEILTKLESAGKGKVRIDETGAVEFIMLNATDPAVEVDGERASLKTKHPLFSDPAVRQAINLLIDRASIEKYIYGRTASATANFLNAPERVRSKNTKLEFNIEKANAILEAAGWKKGTDGVRAKDGKSLKFAYQTSINAPRQKTQAIVKQACQKAGIEIELKSVVASVFFSSDTANPDTYPHFYCDAQMYNTTMTQPDPQLFMNQYTSWQAATKENKWQGRNVSRWQSKEYDEVYKQAEQELDPVKRAAMFIKLNDLVVGDNYILPLLRRPKVSALSGKLIAYLTGWDNDLYQLASWYRET